The sequence below is a genomic window from Cobetia sp. cqz5-12.
CTGGCGCGTCGACCTTCAAGTGGGACTGGTCCCTGAATTGCGGTCCATGCTGTCGCGAGGGAGAGTTGATATCGTGATTGGTCCGCGTGATGTGATGAATGCCGATACGGGAATCACGTTTTCACCATTGGTAGAGGACAGGATAGGAATACTCTGTCGGGCAGATCATCCCCTGGTTCACCAGACGAAAGTCTCACCGAAGGACCTTCAATCTCACTCATGGCTGGCACATTCCCGCGACAGTCTGTTGCGACAGCAGACGGAAATGGCATTGCTGGAATCCGGTGTCGAGACACTGGATATCGTCTGTGAAGTAGGCGCGATCAGCGCTGCCCTCGAGATCGTCAGTTCGACTGATCTGTTGACAGCCATGCCGGTCAAGATGACGCTCCCCCATCTTGAAGACCGCTTGAAATTCCTTGAATTCGATCATCCACTGTTTCATCGTCCCATCGGGCTGTCGACACGTCGCAATGCACAGCTCGATGAAGGCGCCACATGGTTGATAGACAGGTTCCGGTGTCGAGGGGCCTCCTGAAACGACAGCGCCCCACCGTGTCGGGTGAGGCGCTGTCGAGTCTGGCTATCACCAGGGTCAGGGGGCCGGGCAGTCTGGCTGACGTTCAGGGTGCGCCTGCTGGAAAGCTTTCAGTGACAGGCAGGCTGCCTCGATGGCCAGAATTCTCGGATAGTCCTCGAGTTCACACTCGAAGCGCCGCGCATTGTAGAGCTGAGGCATCAGGCAGGTATCCGCCATGCCCGGGCTATCGCCATGGCAGAAACGCCCTGCACTTTCCGCCAGCATCACTTCCAGACGCGCGAAACCCTCGGCGACCCAGTGGCGGTACCACTCAAGGCGCTGTTCCTGGGTGACCTCTAGCCGATTCGTCAGATAATTGAGCACGCGCGGATTGTTGAGCGGATGCATCTCACAGGCCATGAACTGGCACAGTGCGCGCACCTTCGCACGCGCCTCCGGCGCCGAGGGCAACAACGCCGGGGTGGGCCAGCGCTCCTCCAGATATTCCATGATCGCGAGCGACTGGGTCAGCGCTACTGATGTGTCCGTATCTCTTACCCTCAGGGTCGGCACCAGCCCCTGGGGATTGATGGCCAGATACTCCTCGCTGCGCTGTTCCCCCTTGAGCAGGTTGACCGGCACCTGAGCGACCTCAATCCCCTTGAGCGCCAGCGCGATTCTTACCCGATAGCTGGTAGATGAACGGTAATAGCCATGCAGACTCATCGAACTCATGCCGCACTCTCCTGTGGCGCGATTGGATGCCGGACGCTCCCCCCCCTGCCTCGATTCCAGTTGGCTTGAGGCTTACCGGCACACGACGTCTTCCCGAGACGTGTCTCTGAGAAGTTATACCTGATGAGGCCGCCTTCAGGCGTCCAACGGCGTCACTTGCTGATCAATGGCGCCGAAGATGCTCTGGCCATCGCGATCGAACATCTCAATGCGGATGCGATCACCGAAACGCATGAAGGGCGTGCGAACCTCATCGAACAGGATCTTCTCGACCATGCGGACTTCGGCCAGACAGCTGTAGCCCACGCCCCCTTCGCTGATCGGCTTGCCAGGGCCGCCATCCTTGCCGGGATTGGACACGGTGCCGGAGCCGATGATCGCACCGGCGCCCAGCGGACGAGTCTTCGCGGCATGCGCCACCAGCTGCGGGAAACTGAAGATCATGTCTGGCCCGGACTCGGGCTCACCGAACTTCTCACCATTGAGATGCACGCTCAGCGGCAGATGCACGCGCCCCTGCTGCCAGGCATCCCCCAGCTCATCCGGCGTCACGGCGATGGGCGAGAAGCTTGACGACGGCTTGGCCTGGAAGAAGCCGAAGCCCTTGGCCAGCTCGCCGGGGATCAACCCACGCAGACTGACGTCATTGACCAGCATCAACAGGCGGATGTGGTTCTCGGCCTGCTCCGGACTGACGTGCATCGGCACATCATCGGTGATGACGGCGATCTCGCCTTCAAAATCGATGCCATGCTCCTCACTGACGCATACGATATCGGCGGTGGGGGGCAGGAAGCTGTCGCTGCCGCCCTGATACATCAGCGGGTCGTGCCAGAAGGTCTCGGGCATCTCGGCGCCGCGTGCCTGACGCACCAACTGGACATGATTCAGATACGCCGAGCCGTCTGCCCACTGATAACTGCGCGGCAGCGGAGAATGCAGCGCCTGGCTTTCCAGCGCAAAGGCATCCGCCAGCGCTCCCTCATTGAGCGCCGCATAGCGTTGCTCGAGCCTGGGTGCCAGCGAGATCCAGTCTTCCAGCAGTGCCTGCAGCGTCGTGGCGACATCCGCGACCTTCACGGCGCGGGTCAGATCACGGGAGACCAACAGCAGTGTTCCATCGCGGGAACCATCCTGGTAGGTAGCGAATTTCATGGGTGCCTCCTTGAAGAGCAACATGAGCAAGAATGTGGGAATTGCCTGGAATCGGATGACGGAGAAAAATCAGGCGTCAACGCTGATGCGGGGTGAAGTGAGGAGTGAAATGAGGAGCGAAGTGAGACGCCAACCCCTGCCAGACCGACCCGTAGTCGCGCTGACGAGCACTCGACGACATCGCCTGTGGGGTGGGCTGGAACAGATAGCGACTCTCGAACATGAAGGCGAGCGTATTGCCCTGATAGCGGGGGGCGAGTTCCGCCTGACTGGCGGCCTCGAAGGTGGCAGCGTCAGGGCCATGCGGGGTCATGGCGTTGTGCAGGCTCGCGCCTCCCGGACGGAAGCCTTCGCGCTTGGCATCGTATTCACCATGGATCAGCCCCATCAGCTCGCTCATCAGATTGCGATGGAAATACGGGGGGCGGAAGGTGTTCTCGGCGACCATCCAGCGCGGCGGGAAGATCACGAAGTCGAGATTGGCGACCCCGACGGTGTCCGAGGGTGATGTCAGTACGGTGAAGATCGAGGGGTCCGGATGATCGAAGCTGACCGTGTTGATGGTATTGAAGGTCGCCAGATCATATTTGTAGGGCGCGTAGTTGCCATGCCAGGCCACGACATCCAGTGGTGAGTGATCCAGACTCGCGCACCAGAAACGCCCGCCGAACTTGGCCACCAGCGTGAAGTCACCGGTTTCGTCCTCGAAACGCGCCGATGGCGCGAGGAAATCACGCGGATTGGCCAGCCCATTGCTGCCGATAGGCCCCAGAGAGGGCAACTCGAGAGGCGCGCCATAGTTCTCGGCCACATAGCCTCGACAGCCCTGAGCGTGGCCCGCCAGCGGATTGAGCTGGAACTTGATACCGCGCGGGATCACTACGATCTCACCGCTGGCGACTTCCAGCAGGCCCAGCTCGCTGCACACCTCAATGGCACCCTGTTGCGGCACGATCAGCAATTCGCCGTCGGCATTGTAGAAAAAGCGCTGCTGCATGCCGCGAGAGAAGGCATAGAGGTGCGTGGCACAGCCCTGCTGCGCCTGGGCATCTCCATTGACCGCCAGCGTGATCAGGCCGTCCAGAAAGTCCCCTGTCGAGAATGCAATGGGGTCCCAGCGCATCGGGTTGGGATCCGGCATTCTCTCGGCCAACGGTGCAGTGGCGACCTGCGGCATCTCCATGGGCTGGTAGGCGCCCTGCACCACAGAGGGCCGAATGCGGTAAAGCCAGCTGCGCAGATTGTGGCTACGCGGCGCGGTGAAGGCCGAGCCGCTCAACTGCTCCGCGTACAGGCCATAGGGGCAACGCTGGGGAGAGTTCTGGCCCTGC
It includes:
- the maiA gene encoding maleylacetoacetate isomerase codes for the protein MSLHGYYRSSTSYRVRIALALKGIEVAQVPVNLLKGEQRSEEYLAINPQGLVPTLRVRDTDTSVALTQSLAIMEYLEERWPTPALLPSAPEARAKVRALCQFMACEMHPLNNPRVLNYLTNRLEVTQEQRLEWYRHWVAEGFARLEVMLAESAGRFCHGDSPGMADTCLMPQLYNARRFECELEDYPRILAIEAACLSLKAFQQAHPERQPDCPAP
- the hmgA gene encoding homogentisate 1,2-dioxygenase is translated as MRERNAECHYHAGFRNHVSSEALPGALPQGQNSPQRCPYGLYAEQLSGSAFTAPRSHNLRSWLYRIRPSVVQGAYQPMEMPQVATAPLAERMPDPNPMRWDPIAFSTGDFLDGLITLAVNGDAQAQQGCATHLYAFSRGMQQRFFYNADGELLIVPQQGAIEVCSELGLLEVASGEIVVIPRGIKFQLNPLAGHAQGCRGYVAENYGAPLELPSLGPIGSNGLANPRDFLAPSARFEDETGDFTLVAKFGGRFWCASLDHSPLDVVAWHGNYAPYKYDLATFNTINTVSFDHPDPSIFTVLTSPSDTVGVANLDFVIFPPRWMVAENTFRPPYFHRNLMSELMGLIHGEYDAKREGFRPGGASLHNAMTPHGPDAATFEAASQAELAPRYQGNTLAFMFESRYLFQPTPQAMSSSARQRDYGSVWQGLASHFAPHFTPHFTPHQR
- a CDS encoding LysR family transcriptional regulator — its product is MNIDPRHLAQLSAIVEEQSFQLAAERMGLTQPAISRNMRGLEARLGSPLFERSGKRSLPTALAKRLARTGMAIRAAQAEAETDASLMAEGKRGIVRIGAPPIVAGRYLTQILIQFLEEKPGWRVDLQVGLVPELRSMLSRGRVDIVIGPRDVMNADTGITFSPLVEDRIGILCRADHPLVHQTKVSPKDLQSHSWLAHSRDSLLRQQTEMALLESGVETLDIVCEVGAISAALEIVSSTDLLTAMPVKMTLPHLEDRLKFLEFDHPLFHRPIGLSTRRNAQLDEGATWLIDRFRCRGAS
- a CDS encoding fumarylacetoacetate hydrolase family protein, whose protein sequence is MKFATYQDGSRDGTLLLVSRDLTRAVKVADVATTLQALLEDWISLAPRLEQRYAALNEGALADAFALESQALHSPLPRSYQWADGSAYLNHVQLVRQARGAEMPETFWHDPLMYQGGSDSFLPPTADIVCVSEEHGIDFEGEIAVITDDVPMHVSPEQAENHIRLLMLVNDVSLRGLIPGELAKGFGFFQAKPSSSFSPIAVTPDELGDAWQQGRVHLPLSVHLNGEKFGEPESGPDMIFSFPQLVAHAAKTRPLGAGAIIGSGTVSNPGKDGGPGKPISEGGVGYSCLAEVRMVEKILFDEVRTPFMRFGDRIRIEMFDRDGQSIFGAIDQQVTPLDA